The stretch of DNA CATTTATTTTATTCAGGCAATGTAGTTGGTTAGAAATTAAGCTATTGCTTCTACTTGCCCCTCCCTAATGGGGAGGGGCCGGGGTGGGGTTTACTCCTTCGAGCCTGAACTGGCAACGCCCTGCACGAAGTAGCGTTGAAAAATCAGGAAAATCATCAGCGTTGGTAACGAAACCAGAATAGTGCCGGCCATGAGCAGCGGCCAGTTGGTTTGCAGTTCGTCGCGGAGGGTAGCCATGCCAACGGGCAGGGTGTACATGTCTTTGGTATAGGTGGCGATAACCGGCCACAGAAACTCGTTCCACGACCCCTGAAAGGTGTAGATGGCAACGGCTGCCAGCGCGGGCGTGGAAATGGGCAGGAAAATCTGCCAGAAAATACGGAAATACGAACAACCGTCGATGAGTGCGGCTTCTTCCAGATCGCGCGGGATGGTCTCGAAAAACTGCTTCATCAAAAAGATGTTCGGAATTGTTACGAGCAGGGGCAGAATCAGCCCGGCGTAGGTATTTACCAGATGCATCTCGTTGAGAATGATAAACTTCGGCACCAGCAGAATTATAGCCGGAATCATCAGGCTACTCAGCAACAGTGCGAAGATCAGGTTTTTGGCCGGAAAGTACAGCCGCGCAAAGGCAAAACCCGCCAATGCAGAAAAAAACACGTTCGCAATGGTCTGTATCAGCGTGACAATCACACTGTTGAGTAC from Spirosoma montaniterrae encodes:
- a CDS encoding carbohydrate ABC transporter permease encodes the protein MKKLIFFALLFSAAALYVGPFLFSISISFNAKKNVFEWPIELIPSVATLENYASVWRDLPFAKWVLNSVIVTLIQTIANVFFSALAGFAFARLYFPAKNLIFALLLSSLMIPAIILLVPKFIILNEMHLVNTYAGLILPLLVTIPNIFLMKQFFETIPRDLEEAALIDGCSYFRIFWQIFLPISTPALAAVAIYTFQGSWNEFLWPVIATYTKDMYTLPVGMATLRDELQTNWPLLMAGTILVSLPTLMIFLIFQRYFVQGVASSGSKE